The Pedobacter mucosus genome window below encodes:
- a CDS encoding DEAD/DEAH box helicase, with protein sequence MTNPFKLLGISDDVVNAVKDLGFETPTPIQEQSIPVLLEGTNDFVGLAQTGTGKTAAFGLPLLELIDFTSNKPQALILCPTRELCLQITNDLKNFSKNTANAHVVAVYGGANIMQQLREIRQGVQIVVATPGRMLDIIGRKAIDFSAVKFVVLDEADEMLNMGFQDDINDILSTTPDDKKTWLFSATMPAEVRRIAKNYMDNPVELTMGTKNAGSANVEHEYYIVRARDKYAALKRIVDFNPEIFAVVFCKTKLDTQDVAEHLIKDGYNADALHGDLSQQQRDKVMLRFRERNMQLLIATDVAARGIDVKDVTHVINYALPDEIESYTHRSGRTGRAGKTGISICIINSKEVGKIRQLERIIGKQFTKAELPTGFDVCEKQLFSLVHKVHNVEVNVEQIDQYIPRIMDEFKDLSKEDVIKRFASLEFNRFLDYYSKAPDLNAAVADDRNERDRVRGNNRGSEGYTRLFINLGSVDEFTRGDMLSFICNNGKIAGKSVGKIDLKGVFSFFEVEDDVAEKVFEGFKSVEYKGRSVRIEKSGDAPREGGGERRGGGERRSGGGGFGGERRSSGGGDRRSSGGFGGDRRSSGGGERREGGSSTGGFRDFSGRKREDRAGSGTSGASDRPRRDSGSREGGERKKKW encoded by the coding sequence ATGACAAACCCATTTAAATTATTGGGGATAAGTGATGACGTCGTTAATGCCGTAAAGGATCTTGGATTTGAAACTCCAACACCTATTCAGGAACAAAGTATTCCTGTACTGTTAGAAGGCACTAATGATTTTGTTGGTTTGGCCCAAACAGGAACAGGAAAAACAGCAGCTTTTGGCTTGCCGCTGTTAGAACTAATTGATTTTACAAGCAATAAACCACAGGCATTAATTTTATGCCCTACTCGTGAGCTTTGCCTTCAAATCACTAACGACCTTAAAAACTTTTCTAAAAACACTGCTAATGCCCACGTAGTTGCCGTTTACGGTGGTGCGAACATTATGCAACAACTACGTGAAATACGCCAAGGCGTACAAATCGTAGTGGCCACGCCCGGCCGTATGCTAGATATTATTGGTCGTAAAGCCATCGATTTCTCAGCAGTTAAATTTGTGGTGCTTGATGAAGCTGACGAAATGTTAAACATGGGTTTCCAGGATGACATTAACGACATTTTATCAACCACACCAGACGACAAAAAAACTTGGTTATTCTCGGCAACAATGCCAGCAGAAGTTCGTCGTATAGCTAAAAACTATATGGATAACCCTGTAGAATTAACTATGGGTACAAAAAATGCAGGTAGTGCAAATGTAGAACACGAATATTATATCGTTCGTGCTCGTGATAAATATGCTGCCTTAAAACGTATTGTAGATTTTAATCCAGAAATTTTTGCTGTAGTATTTTGTAAAACCAAATTGGATACACAAGATGTTGCTGAGCATTTAATTAAAGATGGATACAATGCTGATGCTTTACACGGCGATTTATCGCAACAACAACGTGATAAAGTAATGCTTCGTTTCCGTGAACGTAACATGCAATTGTTAATTGCTACTGATGTTGCCGCTCGTGGTATCGATGTAAAAGATGTTACACACGTAATCAATTATGCATTACCTGATGAGATTGAAAGTTATACCCACCGTTCTGGCCGTACTGGTCGTGCTGGTAAAACAGGTATTTCAATTTGTATCATCAACTCTAAAGAAGTTGGAAAAATCCGTCAGTTGGAACGCATTATTGGCAAACAATTTACCAAAGCTGAGTTACCTACAGGATTTGACGTTTGTGAAAAACAATTATTCTCTTTAGTACATAAAGTACATAACGTAGAAGTTAACGTAGAACAAATAGATCAATACATTCCTCGCATAATGGATGAATTTAAGGATTTATCTAAAGAAGATGTGATTAAACGTTTTGCGTCATTAGAATTCAACCGTTTCTTAGATTACTATTCTAAAGCACCAGATTTAAATGCAGCTGTAGCTGATGATCGTAACGAACGCGATCGTGTTCGTGGTAACAATAGAGGTAGCGAAGGTTATACTCGTTTGTTCATCAACTTAGGTTCTGTAGATGAATTTACACGTGGTGATATGTTATCTTTTATCTGTAACAATGGTAAAATAGCAGGCAAAAGCGTTGGTAAAATTGATTTAAAAGGTGTTTTCTCTTTCTTTGAAGTAGAAGATGACGTTGCTGAGAAAGTATTCGAAGGCTTTAAATCAGTTGAATATAAAGGTAGAAGTGTTCGTATCGAAAAGAGCGGTGATGCCCCTCGCGAAGGCGGTGGCGAAAGACGCGGTGGTGGTGAAAGACGTAGTGGCGGCGGAGGATTCGGCGGAGAAAGAAGAAGTTCTGGTGGTGGAGATAGACGCAGTAGTGGTGGTTTTGGTGGCGACAGAAGAAGTTCTGGCGGTGGCGAAAGACGTGAAGGCGGAAGTAGCACTGGCGGATTCAGAGACTTTTCTGGCCGTAAACGTGAAGATCGTGCAGGAAGTGGAACTAGCGGTGCTAGCGATCGTCCGAGACGTGATAGCGGAAGCAGAGA
- a CDS encoding RNA polymerase sigma factor: MNFVENLTEEKLLFDLLKQGDETAFSKIYKLYWVELYNAAYKRLPEKEKCQDIIQNVFTDLWNRKAFLDLEKPLAYLHTAVRFQVLKQIARSPKNNIFTQTFENNLISPLRSDGALLERESKDLIELFIKALPKKRQKIFLLHYFEGLSTSKISLQLNISQKTVQNQLTTATHALRLRLTHLFIIFVLIFSFPS; encoded by the coding sequence TTGAATTTCGTAGAAAATTTAACAGAAGAAAAATTACTTTTTGACTTACTAAAGCAAGGGGATGAAACTGCTTTTAGCAAAATTTATAAACTTTATTGGGTTGAGCTTTACAATGCTGCATACAAACGCTTGCCAGAAAAAGAAAAGTGTCAGGATATAATTCAGAACGTTTTTACTGATTTATGGAACAGAAAAGCGTTTTTAGATTTAGAAAAACCACTAGCCTATTTACATACTGCGGTTCGTTTTCAAGTTTTAAAACAGATTGCCAGAAGTCCTAAAAATAATATTTTTACCCAAACTTTTGAGAATAATTTAATTTCTCCATTACGATCAGATGGTGCCCTTTTGGAAAGAGAATCAAAGGATTTAATTGAATTATTTATAAAAGCACTACCCAAAAAGAGACAAAAGATATTTTTACTGCATTATTTTGAAGGTTTATCTACGTCGAAAATTTCTTTGCAGCTAAATATTTCTCAAAAAACAGTTCAGAATCAATTAACTACCGCAACTCATGCGCTAAGATTAAGATTAACTCATCTTTTTATAATTTTTGTCTTAATTTTTTCCTTCCCATCTTAA
- the truA gene encoding tRNA pseudouridine(38-40) synthase TruA, with the protein MSKNRYFIQLAYDGSLYHGWQTQPNAIAVQELLDKAMSVVFRQPIETLGCGRTDAGVHAADFFAHFDIENLAETNVISSIASINALLPYQIAAKQIIPVHNDAHARFDATSRAYKYHIHFVKNPFKYNRSWLLKDRLDITLMNIAAAELLNYTDFSCFSKSNTQTFTNNCKIVKAVFEEEDNGLVFTIKADRFLRNMVRAIMGTLIQIGKGELNLEEFKAIIESKNRSKAGQSVPACGLYLVKVEYNYIK; encoded by the coding sequence TTGAGTAAAAATAGATATTTCATTCAACTGGCATATGATGGCAGCTTATATCATGGCTGGCAAACTCAACCTAATGCAATTGCTGTTCAAGAACTGTTAGATAAGGCAATGTCTGTTGTTTTTAGGCAGCCTATCGAAACTTTAGGATGTGGTAGAACGGATGCTGGCGTACATGCAGCAGATTTTTTTGCACACTTCGATATCGAAAACTTAGCGGAAACTAATGTAATTAGTAGTATTGCCAGTATAAACGCTTTATTGCCTTATCAAATTGCTGCAAAGCAGATAATTCCCGTTCATAATGATGCACATGCTCGTTTTGATGCAACATCTAGGGCTTATAAATATCATATTCATTTTGTTAAAAATCCTTTTAAGTACAATCGATCTTGGTTGTTAAAGGATAGACTAGATATTACATTAATGAATATTGCAGCCGCTGAATTATTGAATTATACCGATTTTTCTTGTTTCAGTAAATCAAATACGCAGACTTTTACCAATAACTGTAAAATAGTAAAAGCTGTTTTTGAAGAGGAAGACAACGGTTTAGTTTTCACGATCAAAGCTGATCGATTCTTACGCAACATGGTGAGGGCGATAATGGGTACACTGATTCAAATTGGGAAAGGCGAATTAAATTTAGAAGAATTTAAAGCAATAATTGAGAGTAAAAATCGCAGTAAAGCCGGTCAATCGGTTCCTGCTTGCGGTTTATATTTAGTTAAAGTTGAGTATAATTATATAAAATAA
- a CDS encoding ABC transporter ATP-binding protein, with amino-acid sequence MAITGDVYNTGLLRRIFQYVKPYRSVFVWSVILTILLAAISPVRPFIIKYTLDHYILTGQYTGLVNMTMLMIFTLILQTLIQYNHTLLTNTLGQSVIRDLRINVFNHITKLRLKYFDKTPIGQLITRTVSDLETIADIFSEGLISMIGDTLQVVVIVGVMLYTDWQLSLVILLPIPFLIYATRKFQKAIKVSFQEIRNEVSNLNTFLQEHITGISIVQYFAREKQEYNKFYNINKRYRDANIRSNWYYSIFFPVVELISAMSLGLLIWYGAKSILSKPMDVTPGTITQFIMYLGMVFTPIRQLADKFNTLQMGMVGAERVFKVLDTDERTPDFGTQKPIKLEGNIIFKDVWFAYNEEQYVLKDLSFEVKAGETVALVGATGAGKSSTINILNRFYEISKGEITVDGILIKDFDLDYLRSNIATVLQDVFLFSDTIFNNITLNNPKITIEEVVDAAKKVGAHEFIERLPGGYQYNVMERGATLSAGQAQLISFIRALVHNPAILVLDEATSSVDTETEILIQKAIDNLMDGRTSIVIAHRLSTIQKADQIIVLDKGEIKEKGTHQQLLKLNGYYKKLYELQFSSEGISKSS; translated from the coding sequence ATGGCAATAACAGGCGACGTATATAACACAGGCTTATTAAGACGTATTTTTCAATATGTAAAACCCTATCGTTCGGTTTTTGTGTGGTCGGTGATTTTAACAATATTATTAGCCGCAATCTCTCCAGTTAGGCCGTTTATCATAAAGTATACATTAGATCATTACATCCTTACTGGCCAATACACGGGTTTAGTTAATATGACTATGCTCATGATTTTCACGTTAATTCTTCAAACTTTAATCCAATATAACCACACGTTGCTTACCAATACTTTAGGTCAGTCTGTAATTAGGGATTTGAGAATCAACGTATTTAACCACATTACAAAACTTCGCCTCAAATATTTTGATAAAACGCCCATCGGACAATTAATTACCAGAACAGTTTCCGATTTAGAAACCATTGCAGACATATTTTCTGAAGGTTTAATTTCGATGATTGGCGACACCTTGCAAGTTGTTGTTATTGTTGGAGTAATGCTTTACACCGATTGGCAGCTAAGTTTGGTAATACTTTTACCAATTCCATTTTTGATTTATGCCACCAGGAAATTTCAAAAGGCAATTAAAGTTTCTTTTCAGGAAATTAGAAATGAAGTATCTAATTTAAATACTTTTTTACAAGAACATATTACTGGTATTTCCATAGTTCAATATTTTGCTCGTGAAAAACAAGAATACAATAAATTTTATAATATTAATAAGCGCTATCGCGATGCAAACATTCGTTCAAACTGGTATTATTCGATATTTTTTCCGGTAGTTGAATTAATTTCAGCCATGTCTTTAGGCTTACTAATCTGGTATGGAGCCAAAAGTATTTTATCAAAACCAATGGATGTAACGCCAGGTACCATTACCCAATTTATTATGTATTTAGGTATGGTTTTTACACCAATTCGCCAACTGGCTGATAAATTTAATACCCTGCAAATGGGAATGGTGGGCGCTGAACGTGTATTTAAGGTTTTAGATACCGATGAACGCACACCTGATTTTGGTACCCAAAAACCAATAAAATTAGAAGGAAACATTATTTTTAAAGATGTTTGGTTTGCTTATAATGAAGAACAATATGTGCTGAAAGATTTATCCTTTGAGGTAAAAGCTGGTGAGACAGTTGCTTTGGTTGGTGCAACCGGGGCAGGAAAATCATCAACAATAAATATTTTAAACCGTTTCTACGAAATTAGTAAAGGAGAAATAACTGTTGATGGAATCTTAATTAAAGATTTTGATCTTGATTATCTGCGAAGCAATATTGCTACGGTTTTACAGGATGTTTTTTTATTTTCTGATACCATCTTTAATAACATTACGCTTAACAACCCAAAAATTACCATTGAAGAAGTAGTAGATGCTGCTAAAAAAGTAGGTGCTCATGAATTTATAGAACGATTACCAGGTGGTTATCAATACAATGTGATGGAAAGGGGCGCAACGCTTTCCGCCGGACAAGCGCAATTGATTTCTTTTATCAGGGCGCTGGTTCATAATCCGGCTATTTTAGTTTTAGATGAAGCTACATCTTCGGTTGATACAGAGACGGAAATCTTGATTCAAAAAGCCATTGATAACTTGATGGATGGTCGTACTTCGATTGTAATTGCGCATCGGTTATCAACGATTCAAAAAGCAGATCAGATTATTGTTTTGGATAAAGGAGAGATCAAGGAGAAGGGAACTCATCAGCAATTATTAAAGTTAAATGGCTATTATAAAAAGCTTTATGAATTACAATTTTCATCTGAAGGGATATCAAAAAGTTCGTAA
- a CDS encoding DUF4293 domain-containing protein, giving the protein MIQRVQSIWLFLAALTLVLMIFLPIASKNITGTESEIYTKGLVQSLKGSVGAGLQLQSFLPLLITNIAVAFICFINIFFFRKRSFQKRIAIISIILIGAFAFWCSIYAKKLPGGVEGAHFEVGAYLPALSILFVVLAIFGINKDERLIRSAERLR; this is encoded by the coding sequence ATGATACAAAGAGTACAATCTATCTGGCTTTTTCTAGCGGCTTTAACTTTAGTTTTAATGATATTTCTACCCATTGCCAGTAAAAATATAACTGGAACGGAGTCAGAAATTTACACTAAAGGCTTGGTTCAATCATTAAAAGGCTCAGTAGGCGCTGGTCTGCAGTTACAATCATTTTTGCCTTTATTAATTACCAATATTGCTGTTGCGTTTATATGTTTCATAAACATTTTTTTTTTTAGAAAAAGAAGTTTTCAAAAACGCATTGCAATTATTTCCATTATATTAATTGGCGCCTTTGCTTTCTGGTGCAGTATTTATGCTAAAAAATTACCTGGAGGCGTGGAAGGTGCTCATTTTGAGGTTGGCGCATACTTGCCCGCATTATCTATTCTATTTGTAGTGCTTGCTATTTTCGGAATAAATAAAGATGAACGATTAATTCGTTCTGCAGAAAGGTTACGTTAA